GACCGGCGGCACTACGGCCGCAAAGCCCCTGGAGGAGGCGAAGACCCTCGCCACCGCCGGGCCCGCGAGCATGTCGGGAAATTCGGCGGGCTATAGGCCCGCCACAAAAAAGGGGTTATTCTTTTTTCACCCTGCCCATCAACTGGTCCATCATCTCCGGCGCCCGATCGCGCAGGCCGAGCCCGACAATGATGGCGATCGCCGCACCGAGGCCGAGCCCGACTCCCCAGGCGACCGGGACGACGAAGACGTAGATGATCGAGAGGTCGATCAAGAGCTGCTGGAGCGCGAGGATGGCGACGACGAAGTAGAGGAACGCCCGCAGCAGCATCGTGATCAGTCCGAAACCCTGGATCTGCTGCGTCTCACCCATGTTCTGGAGGATGTCTATCAGCCAGTCGATCAGGATGATCCCGATGACGAGGATCAGGATGAACGCGACGATGTTCGGGATGTAGGCCACGATGGCCGCGACCGCCGCTGTCAGGGTCGGGATCTGCAGGACGCTGACCGCTGCGAGGATCGCGATGAGGTAGATGAACCAGCGGACGATGAGGTCGAAGAGGCGGCTTATGTTCATCGTGGATCGTTCAATCTGTTTGCCGGCCGATGTCTTCCGGAGTGCGTCGTCGACACCGAGCCGGTCGAGGAGCTCGGCAACGACTCTGCCGAGGATGCGTCCGATGATCCAGCCGATGATGAGGATGATGATCGCTGCAATGAGGTTTGGTAGAAACAGAATGACGTTACGGGCCAGTTCTTCAACCGGCTCAAATGGCGCCAAAATTTGCGCCGTGAGGTCTCCATTTGCCACGGTATACCACCGGGGAAGGATATGGCAGGTACTATATAAACTTTGATGTGCCCGCTCTCTCCCCGGAGTCCGGGAGCTCCGGCCGCGGAGCCCCTGTAATTCCGGTATCCGGGGGATCTACTCCGTGATTCCCGCAGCCGCCGGGACGCGGGAGTGCCCGGTGTAGCGGTACATGAGCGCGAGAACCGCCGGCATCACGACGATCGCGCCCACGAGCGAGAACCCGACGGTGATGACCGTCACGATCCCGAAGTTGCTGATGATGTTGAATGTCGAGAGGGTGAGCGCCGAGAACCCGAAGACTGTCGTCAGCCCGGATACCGTGATGGCCGTCCCGATCTTCTGCACGGCGGTCTGGATGGCGTCGAGGAACTCCATGCCCCGGGCGAGTTCCTCCTCGCACCGTTCCATGATCAGGATGGTGTACTCGGACGCGACGCCGATCGTCATCGACCCGAGGACGGCCGTCAGCGGGGTGTAGTCGAGGCCGAGGAGATACATGATCGCTCCGTTCCAGCCCACGATGAAGACGATCGGAATGACTGGCGAGACGGCGCCGAATTTCCGGTAGACCAGGAGCAGGAACCCGAGGATGAAGGCGAACCCGAGCACGGTCATGAACGTCTTCGACTCGCTGATATCGTCCATGAGGGCAGCGAACATCTCCAGCTGGCCGGTGACCTTCACCGTCACGCCGGCCGGCGGGTTGTTCCACGCAACGTCGCCCTGTATCCTCCCGATGAGGTCGCGGGCGACGCTCATCTCCATATCGACCGTCGAGAACTCGAGCACCGCCTCCATGTTCCCGTTGAGGTAACGCTTCAGGGTCGACTCCGGGATCCGGGCGGTGACCTCGTCGATCTCTCCCCTGGTTGAGGGCAGCACCCCGTCGTTGTGCTCCCGGATCAGGGTTGCGATGCTGGTGACGCCGGTGATCTTGTCGTTATGCTCCTGCTCGTAGACCCCGAACCGATCTATCCAGGCAAGCGTCTCCGGGCTCCGGACGTCGTCTGCGGTCACGACGACCGGGATGGTGCTTGTTGCCCCCATTGTCCGGGTGATCTTCCCCAGATCCTGGAGGGCGGGCATATCGTCGGGAACGAAGGTCTTCTCGTCCGCGCTGATGGGGACCCTCTCGTCGAGGTAGTAACCCCCTGCCGCGACCACTGCAAAGAGCATGATGACGGGAAGCGGGTACTTTGCGACGGTGTAGGCCAAACGTCCGAGGAAGCGGTCATACCGTTCGATGAAGACGTTCCCGGGCTTTGGGGCGGGGTTGGAGGCCGTAGCCGCCTTCGGCCGGTAGCGGGTGGCGATTGCAAAGACCGGGACGATGATGAGCGCCGCGGTGTAGCAGGAGACGACTCCTATGGTGCAGACGATACCGAAGTCGCCCACCATCGGCACCGGCCCGAAAAGCATCGCGATGAATCCGAGCGCCGTCGCCGACATCGCGACCAGGACCGAGGGCCCCATCTGCGTGACGGTGGCCCATACGGCCTCCGGAATCGTGCCGTGCCGGATCTCCTCGTCGAACCGGGCATGGAACTGGATCGCGTAGTCGATCCCGATCCCGATGAGCACCGGGAACGCCCCGATCACCACCATGCTGACCGGGATGCCGAAGAGGCCCATGAACCCGAAGGTCATGATCAGCCCGACGGCCACGATCCCGACGGGGAGGAGGCTGTAGCGAACGTGGGAGAAGAGAAGCATCACCGCGAGGACCATGAGAAGCATGGCCGCAAGGATCAGCATGCCCATCTGCCCCCCCATCTCTTCTTCCATCTCCTTTGAGAATGCCGGGTTCCCGGAGACCGTGACCGCGAGGCCGGGCGGGGGCTCCGATATGCCGATGGCGGACTCGATGTTCCCGAGGATCTGCATCTGGGCCTCCAGGGAGACACCCGGCTCGAGGGCGATGACGCTGATCGTCATCAGGTCCGAGGGCAGCATCCTCTCGACCATCTCCGGTGGGGCCTGTCCAATGATCCCGTCGATCTCCGCTTTGGACGACGGCAGGGTGCCGCCGTTGGCCTGTTTGAGGAGATCGACCACACCGGAGACTTCGTCGACGTAGCGCTCGTTCCTGAGGTCTTCCTGGAGATTGTCGATATACCTGAGGACATCGGGGTTCCGGACGCTGTCCGCCTCGTAGATGAGCATGATCGCGTCGGAGCCGTAGGTCTCGGTGTAATGGTCCAGGAGCGCGCCGCGTGGGGTGGACTTGTCGACGTAGGTGTCGTCGCCGGTCTGCATCGTCACCATCGAGAGCCCGAAGAACGCCACGATGAAGACGGCCGCGGCGACCCCGGCGACGGTCCAGGTGCGGTTGTTGATGGCTGCGGCGAGCCACTCGTACGGGTTCTTCATCTGCGCTCCTCCTGCGTGCTCGCCCCGTACTCGCCGACGATCGCGAGAGTCACCGCATGGGCGATCTCCGTGTCGTTCCTGCCGGCGGGCTCGATACCGTACTCCTCTGCGATGCGCCGGAGCTTCGCGGGGTCGAGAATCCGGTATCCCCGGGCGGAGGTCTCCGCCGCTACCGTGAGAACGGACGAGAGCAGGGATGTTGTGATCTCCCCGTCCATGGCGAGACGGTGGAGCAGGGCAACGGCCCGCCGGTAGTCTGCCGGGGGGAGGAACCCTGCTTCGGTCCAGACCTGGTCGGTCTCCTCGAAATGCGGCTCTTTACAGGGTATTTTGTGGTGGGTCGGCCTCCGGCAGGGTCCGGTACTACAGGTGGTTGCGCAGTTCACGTCTCTCCTCGTTATAAGTGGCTCATCTGTTGGGGGTACTGTTTCTGTGGGACCGGAGATGAACTTACTGCAACCCGGACGGGGACTGGTACCGGGATCCGGTGCCCGGACAGGATTCTTTGCAGCCGGTTCTCGTGTGCTTCCCATATCGATCAGTATTGGAGAGTCCGGGGGTTCAAGATTCTCCCGTATATGTACGGGTTTTATATGCGGCAGGGTTCCACACGATGTATGCGCAAGATGACCGTCGAGGTCTGCCTGAAGGATCCGCTGATGGGCATGCCCCCCGACGCAGAGGATCTCAACCGGGCGGTGAACGACCTCCTGGACAGGGTCGAATCCGTGAACGTCCTCGAGCTGCTCAAGATGAACTTTGAGCGGGGGGAGGAGACGGTGGTCGCCGAGATCACGATGAAAGAGGGATACACCGCGGACGACCTTGAGTTCCCGGAAATCCTCGGGTCTCTTGAGGTGCTCAAGGCCGACGGCCGGACCTACACCTGTCTTGTGCGGTACGTCATCCGGGACGAGTTCCTGCTGGAGAAGATGCGCGAATTCGACCTGGACGTCATCTGGGCCTCCCCCATATACAAGTCCCGCGACCTGTTCGTCCACACCTGCATCGGCGACGCCGAGAACCTGAACAAGATCCTCCGTCTCATGTCCACCTACGGGGAGGTCCGAAACGTCATCTTCGAGGAGGCAACCTTTTCCGGGAACGATCCGCTCTCGCGGCTCACTCCCCGGCAGAGGGACCTTTTGATCGCGGCAAAACAGTATGGCTACTACGAGTATCCGCGCAGGATCAACAGCCAGCAGCTCGCGGAGAAGGTGGGCATCAGCAAAGCCACCGCGATCGAGCACCTGCGAAAGGCAGAGGCACGGCTCATCTCCACGCTCCTTGCAGGGTACTGACGGCAGGCGTCGCCTGCCCCGATACACCATAGAAACATCCCCGGGAAAGCGGTTCGGGCGGCGGCTCGGCCACGCACAAGCCCGCCGCCGGATACGTTCCAGAGCATGTTGATGACCTATCTTGGTCTTCGTAGGATATTCCTATCCGGATCTGTTCGTTTGGGTGGTATCGCTCTTGCGTGCTGCTCTCATCCGTCCTCGTCAGAGCAGCCTTTCTCGAAGGCGGGTATGGCCCGGCCCGGCGTTCCGGCCCGTTCGGTGTGGGGCGGTGTATGCCCGGCCTCTGGCGGGCGGTTGCTCCGGTGGACGGTCTCGCGAGGAGATGGTTCTCTCTCGCTGTTCTAGCCGTCTCTCTTCGGAAACCATAAGTGTGTTGCAACTCAATAGAGGTGCAATGACTTCGGAGATTGTCCCCGGGCTCCGGGCTCTCGGAATGAACGAGTACGAGGCGAACGTCTACTCCACGCTCGTCGGGTTGCAGAAAGCGACCGCGCGGGATATCCATGAGGTGAGCGGGGTCCCCAGGGGACGGATCTACGAGATCTTGAACGACCTGGCCCGGCGGGGGTTCATCGGTGTGGAAGAAGGTTCTCCGGCCTCCTACTACGTGCTCGACATCGACGTGGTCTTCGATCGGCTCAAAGACGATTACATCCGTTCTCTCAATGAGACACGCGAGGCGTTGAAGAGCCTCTCGGTCAAACCGCGCCTCCCCCCTGTCTCGTTCTTCATCCTCCGGAGCGGCTGGGCAATCGACAACCATATCTCCTCGCTCTTCCGCCGGGTGAAGAAGAGCATGGTGATCCTCTGCCACAACCCCGAATTTCTCCAGAGATACTACACGGTCATCAAGCCGCTTGAGAGGAAGATCGATCTCTACGTGGTCGTACGGAGAAAGGAGGACTACGCAGACATCAACCTTCCCATCTACGAGGCCGGAGGAGCCGTCATCGACCTCCTGGACGTCCGGCCGGTGAAAGAGTCCGTGGTAGACGGCGTGAGGACGGACGAGTGTGCGATCCTGGCCGACGGCCGGGACTTCCTCGCCATCGCCACCGCGGGGTCCGGGCGGCACGCGGTGATCGGCTCGGAGATGCCGCTCATCAACTATCTGCAGAAGACGATCGTCGAGCGGCTCACTGAGACGTGAGGGGGCGACCGGCCGGGCCGGACCCTCTCTGCATGAGGGTGCCCGGCACCGTTCTGCAATGGCAACCCTTCAGGCCCGGGGAATAGGCGTGCAACCGTCCGGACGTATTTGCCACCTGCACTCTGTTCAGCAGTTCCCGTCTCATTCGTCCGGGATCCGGACTGTCTTCAGCCGTTCCCGTAGCACAGGTATATCGGACCGTGCCGTCTCCCAGACGATCTCAAGACTGACACCGAAATAGTGATGGATGAGTTCGTCCCGCATTCCGGCGATGAACCGCCACGGAACCTCGGGGTGCCGCTTTTTAAACGACTCAGGGAGGCCCTTTACCGCTTCTCCGGGGATCTCCAGGTTCCTGACGACCGCATCCTGTGTCCTGATATCGGCAATGAACTCGTCGTATGTCATCTCAGAGGTGTATAGAAGGATGCGTTCGACGGCCTCAGTGATGTCACCGCAGAGGGGGCGGATCTCCGATCGTTCAGGCATAAGCGACCTCAGTGGCCACCCGGTCACGGATCAGCGGCTTGAGGGCATCGGGGGTCACCAGGTCGACGGGGGCATCGAGTGCGGCTGAGAGGTACTCTTCGAGCTCGATGAAAGTGAAGAACCCGACCGGCCGGGAGAACTCAACGAGGATATCGATGTCACTCGTCTCGGTCTGCTCGCCACGTGCGACCGAGCCGAAGATGCCGATCCGGCTGACGCAGAACCGTGCAGCAATATCACCCTTGAGGCGCTGCAGGGTCGCGAAGACTTCTTCCCGGGATTTCATGGATACTGATATTCTGGTGGGGAGGTATTAATGGGTTGCTGCGATGTGAGAGGACGGCGTCCGGGCCGCCCCCGGGCATCCGCTGTCGCCGACAGGGGGGTGTAGGGGCGGCCCGTCCCCCTCTCCTTCCGCACCTTACGGGCTCTCCGGGTTTGCGAC
The genomic region above belongs to Methanoculleus oceani and contains:
- a CDS encoding mechanosensitive ion channel family protein, with amino-acid sequence MAPFEPVEELARNVILFLPNLIAAIIILIIGWIIGRILGRVVAELLDRLGVDDALRKTSAGKQIERSTMNISRLFDLIVRWFIYLIAILAAVSVLQIPTLTAAVAAIVAYIPNIVAFILILVIGIILIDWLIDILQNMGETQQIQGFGLITMLLRAFLYFVVAILALQQLLIDLSIIYVFVVPVAWGVGLGLGAAIAIIVGLGLRDRAPEMMDQLMGRVKKE
- a CDS encoding efflux RND transporter permease subunit, producing MKNPYEWLAAAINNRTWTVAGVAAAVFIVAFFGLSMVTMQTGDDTYVDKSTPRGALLDHYTETYGSDAIMLIYEADSVRNPDVLRYIDNLQEDLRNERYVDEVSGVVDLLKQANGGTLPSSKAEIDGIIGQAPPEMVERMLPSDLMTISVIALEPGVSLEAQMQILGNIESAIGISEPPPGLAVTVSGNPAFSKEMEEEMGGQMGMLILAAMLLMVLAVMLLFSHVRYSLLPVGIVAVGLIMTFGFMGLFGIPVSMVVIGAFPVLIGIGIDYAIQFHARFDEEIRHGTIPEAVWATVTQMGPSVLVAMSATALGFIAMLFGPVPMVGDFGIVCTIGVVSCYTAALIIVPVFAIATRYRPKAATASNPAPKPGNVFIERYDRFLGRLAYTVAKYPLPVIMLFAVVAAGGYYLDERVPISADEKTFVPDDMPALQDLGKITRTMGATSTIPVVVTADDVRSPETLAWIDRFGVYEQEHNDKITGVTSIATLIREHNDGVLPSTRGEIDEVTARIPESTLKRYLNGNMEAVLEFSTVDMEMSVARDLIGRIQGDVAWNNPPAGVTVKVTGQLEMFAALMDDISESKTFMTVLGFAFILGFLLLVYRKFGAVSPVIPIVFIVGWNGAIMYLLGLDYTPLTAVLGSMTIGVASEYTILIMERCEEELARGMEFLDAIQTAVQKIGTAITVSGLTTVFGFSALTLSTFNIISNFGIVTVITVGFSLVGAIVVMPAVLALMYRYTGHSRVPAAAGITE
- a CDS encoding helix-turn-helix domain-containing protein encodes the protein MRKMTVEVCLKDPLMGMPPDAEDLNRAVNDLLDRVESVNVLELLKMNFERGEETVVAEITMKEGYTADDLEFPEILGSLEVLKADGRTYTCLVRYVIRDEFLLEKMREFDLDVIWASPIYKSRDLFVHTCIGDAENLNKILRLMSTYGEVRNVIFEEATFSGNDPLSRLTPRQRDLLIAAKQYGYYEYPRRINSQQLAEKVGISKATAIEHLRKAEARLISTLLAGY
- a CDS encoding TrmB family transcriptional regulator, with protein sequence MTSEIVPGLRALGMNEYEANVYSTLVGLQKATARDIHEVSGVPRGRIYEILNDLARRGFIGVEEGSPASYYVLDIDVVFDRLKDDYIRSLNETREALKSLSVKPRLPPVSFFILRSGWAIDNHISSLFRRVKKSMVILCHNPEFLQRYYTVIKPLERKIDLYVVVRRKEDYADINLPIYEAGGAVIDLLDVRPVKESVVDGVRTDECAILADGRDFLAIATAGSGRHAVIGSEMPLINYLQKTIVERLTET
- a CDS encoding HepT-like ribonuclease domain-containing protein, with the protein product MPERSEIRPLCGDITEAVERILLYTSEMTYDEFIADIRTQDAVVRNLEIPGEAVKGLPESFKKRHPEVPWRFIAGMRDELIHHYFGVSLEIVWETARSDIPVLRERLKTVRIPDE
- a CDS encoding nucleotidyltransferase family protein — protein: MKSREEVFATLQRLKGDIAARFCVSRIGIFGSVARGEQTETSDIDILVEFSRPVGFFTFIELEEYLSAALDAPVDLVTPDALKPLIRDRVATEVAYA